Proteins encoded within one genomic window of Bacteroides sedimenti:
- the menB gene encoding 1,4-dihydroxy-2-naphthoyl-CoA synthase has translation METRKWETIKEYEDILFEFYNGIAKITINRPRYRNAFTPTTTGEMSNALTICRECADISVVVITGAGDKAFCSGGDQNVKGKGGYIGKDGVPRLSVLDVQKQIRSIPKPVIAMVNGYAIGGGHVLQVVCDLSIASENAIFGQTGPRVGSFDAGFGSSYLARCVGQKKAREIWFLCRQYNAQEALQMGLVNKVVPLEQLEDEVVDWAETMMQHSPLALRMIKAGLNAELDGQSGIQELAGDATLLYYLTEEAQEGKNAFLEKRKPDFKKFPKFP, from the coding sequence ATGGAAACAAGAAAATGGGAAACCATCAAGGAATATGAAGATATCCTGTTTGAATTTTATAATGGGATAGCGAAGATTACAATCAATCGTCCACGCTACAGAAACGCGTTTACTCCGACAACTACCGGTGAGATGAGCAATGCGCTCACTATCTGCCGCGAATGTGCCGACATCAGTGTGGTGGTGATTACCGGTGCTGGTGACAAGGCTTTCTGTTCGGGCGGTGACCAGAATGTAAAAGGAAAAGGTGGATATATCGGTAAGGACGGGGTGCCTCGCTTGAGTGTGCTCGATGTTCAGAAACAGATTCGCTCTATTCCGAAGCCGGTTATCGCTATGGTAAATGGTTATGCCATTGGTGGCGGACATGTGCTTCAGGTGGTGTGCGACCTTTCGATTGCTTCCGAAAATGCAATCTTCGGTCAAACCGGCCCTCGTGTGGGAAGTTTCGATGCCGGATTCGGCTCTTCTTACCTGGCTCGTTGCGTGGGACAGAAGAAGGCGCGTGAAATCTGGTTCCTCTGCCGTCAGTACAATGCACAGGAAGCATTGCAGATGGGATTGGTGAACAAGGTGGTTCCGTTGGAACAGCTGGAGGATGAAGTGGTGGATTGGGCAGAAACCATGATGCAACACAGTCCGCTGGCACTTCGGATGATTAAGGCCGGACTGAATGCTGAATTGGATGGTCAAAGCGGAATTCAGGAACTGGCAGGTGATGCCACTTTATTGTACTATCTCACGGAAGA
- the menD gene encoding 2-succinyl-5-enolpyruvyl-6-hydroxy-3-cyclohexene-1-carboxylic-acid synthase → MYSNKKNVLQLAALLREYGIDHVVVSPGSRNAPIIQTLTQHPAFRCFTVVDERSAAFFALGLIEKLQRPVAVCCTSGTALLNFGSAVAEAFYQQLPLLVISADRPAAWIGQMDGQTLPQPGIFNTMVKKSVSLPEPTTAEDEWYCNRLINEALLKLTHHGNGPVQINVPLSEPLFEFTAEELPRVRTIRYSGGYPKSLDNNDYFRRQWAQSSKRMIIIGQQLPGEKVKNTIETLAAQWDCVVLAEHLANIPSDAVIGNFDQIIYALPAERWEEFTPDLLITFGGNVVSKRIRQFMRKQRPAQHWHLSLDGSVPDLFQSLTDVIEMDHHFFSLLGTPEESQSMAFSSIWKNESEQLRNKSEEFMAAMPFSDLQVLKELFPVLPEGAALQLGNSSTVRNAQLFQLNPEIPVFCNRGTSGIDGSMSTAVGYSAIHQALTFLVIGDLSFFYDVNALWNRHIGKNLRVLLVNNGGGEIFHLLPGLNKAESLNEHVSYRHNTGAREWADAMGFEYLSVENEAELKENIVTFVSDNSERPILMETKTPMEVNAEVFRAYYHHLK, encoded by the coding sequence ATGTATTCGAATAAAAAGAATGTTCTTCAACTGGCAGCCTTGCTGCGCGAGTATGGCATTGACCACGTGGTGGTTTCACCGGGTTCACGGAATGCTCCGATTATTCAGACGCTTACCCAACACCCGGCATTCCGCTGTTTTACAGTGGTGGACGAGCGTAGCGCGGCGTTCTTTGCACTGGGACTGATTGAAAAACTGCAACGACCGGTGGCGGTGTGCTGTACTTCGGGTACGGCGCTGCTCAACTTTGGGTCGGCGGTTGCCGAGGCATTCTATCAACAGTTGCCGTTACTGGTTATTTCGGCCGACCGTCCTGCGGCATGGATAGGGCAGATGGACGGGCAGACGCTGCCGCAACCGGGGATATTCAATACGATGGTTAAGAAATCTGTTTCACTGCCCGAACCCACTACGGCTGAAGATGAGTGGTACTGCAATCGGCTGATTAACGAAGCGTTGCTGAAGTTGACGCATCATGGTAATGGTCCTGTGCAAATCAATGTGCCGCTTTCGGAACCCCTCTTTGAATTTACTGCCGAGGAACTTCCTCGGGTAAGAACCATCCGCTACTCGGGTGGATATCCCAAGTCGCTCGATAACAACGATTACTTCCGTCGACAGTGGGCACAAAGCAGCAAGCGGATGATAATTATAGGTCAGCAACTGCCCGGTGAAAAGGTAAAAAATACAATTGAGACACTTGCCGCTCAATGGGATTGTGTTGTATTGGCAGAGCATCTCGCCAATATCCCTTCGGATGCAGTGATTGGGAATTTCGACCAGATAATATACGCTCTTCCTGCTGAACGGTGGGAGGAGTTTACTCCGGATCTGCTGATAACCTTTGGAGGGAATGTGGTTTCGAAACGGATTAGGCAGTTTATGAGAAAGCAGCGTCCGGCTCAGCATTGGCACCTGTCACTCGACGGTTCTGTTCCCGATTTGTTCCAGTCGCTTACGGATGTAATAGAGATGGACCACCATTTCTTTTCGTTGCTGGGCACTCCCGAAGAATCACAATCGATGGCCTTCAGTTCGATCTGGAAAAATGAATCGGAACAATTGAGAAACAAGAGTGAAGAGTTTATGGCGGCTATGCCATTCTCGGACCTGCAGGTGCTGAAGGAGCTCTTTCCGGTATTGCCCGAAGGGGCGGCACTGCAATTGGGAAACAGTTCCACGGTACGCAACGCACAACTTTTTCAACTGAATCCGGAGATTCCGGTCTTCTGCAACCGGGGTACCAGCGGCATTGATGGTTCCATGTCTACTGCGGTGGGATATTCGGCGATTCATCAGGCACTTACTTTTCTGGTGATTGGCGACCTCAGCTTCTTCTACGATGTGAATGCCCTCTGGAACAGGCATATCGGTAAGAATCTGCGTGTTTTGCTGGTGAACAACGGCGGCGGGGAAATCTTCCATCTGCTTCCGGGATTGAACAAGGCGGAATCTTTGAATGAACATGTCTCTTACCGACACAATACTGGTGCGAGAGAGTGGGCCGATGCAATGGGATTTGAATATCTTTCCGTTGAGAATGAGGCGGAATTGAAAGAGAATATTGTTACTTTTGTCAGTGATAACTCCGAAAGGCCGATATTGATGGAGACAAAAACTCCGATGGAGGTGAATGCGGAGGTGTTCAGAGCATATTATCATCATCTAAAATAG